In Arcobacter ellisii, a genomic segment contains:
- a CDS encoding heavy metal translocating P-type ATPase, translating into MSKIKCNHCHLEFEENIMIKEENLNFCCKGCQGVYHLLKSDGLDSFYDKLGNKTLTPPIKLDSDDITKFDSENFLENYVSKTKDGFSQIDLIIEGIHCAACVWLNEKVLHDTKGIVEANINFTTNKARIIWDEEKLKLSEIILKIRSIGYNAYAYESSVADAQASKAKREYFIRMMVAVVCSMNIMMLSVAKYTGFFTGISKEVKDMIHIGEFILSTPVLFYSGWIFYKGAYFGLKNRMLNMDFLVAFGATSTYIYSLFILFGAKGESYFDSVSMIITFVLVGKYLEVIGKKSAIDTLDKIKSSLPLEAVVVKDNEKKVIALNSINIGDIVEIKPGEKVPVDGKIISGNGSFDESTLTGESIPIYKKVKDFVYSGTINLDSLIQFEVTKSFKNSTFSSIVALLEDSLNSKPTIQTKAAEISKGFSVTILSLALMTFLVWYFFGIDLGFDYEGTTQFEKSFIVAVSVVVIACPCALALATPMASLIGISELAKKGLLFKEAKFIETMAVASTVVFDKTGTLTKGELNVTKARIMDDNIHKMHLLYSLLDASTHPVSVSIKKYLETKYNLDIKKLENVKNIEAKGMSATYKNIEGKEFELIGGNVDLLRQFGIFYKFDSSKTVYLFAINKKVIATFELEDKIKDDAQELITYLQNKNIEVVMLTGDNEQVASKIANELNIKKYFSSQTPISKANYIKELKKENKIVVMVGDGVNDSVALTSADVAVAMGSSADISLAVSDIVLLNSTLKSLQEAFIISNKTYKYIKQNLSLSIIYNMVTIPLAMAGFVIPLVAALSMSLSSLMVVLNSLRIKMK; encoded by the coding sequence TTGTCTAAAATCAAGTGTAATCATTGTCATTTAGAGTTTGAAGAAAATATAATGATTAAGGAGGAAAATTTAAACTTTTGTTGTAAAGGATGTCAAGGAGTTTACCATCTTTTAAAGAGTGATGGTTTGGATTCTTTTTATGATAAATTAGGTAATAAAACTTTAACTCCACCTATAAAGTTGGATAGTGATGATATTACAAAATTTGATTCAGAAAATTTCTTGGAAAACTATGTAAGTAAAACAAAAGATGGTTTTTCTCAAATTGATTTAATTATTGAAGGAATTCATTGTGCTGCTTGTGTTTGGCTAAATGAAAAAGTTCTTCATGATACAAAAGGAATAGTTGAAGCTAATATCAATTTCACAACAAATAAAGCGAGAATTATTTGGGATGAAGAGAAACTAAAACTCTCTGAAATTATTCTAAAAATCAGATCAATTGGTTATAACGCTTATGCTTATGAATCAAGTGTTGCAGATGCTCAAGCCTCAAAAGCTAAAAGAGAATATTTTATTCGTATGATGGTTGCTGTTGTTTGTAGTATGAATATTATGATGCTAAGTGTTGCAAAATATACTGGATTTTTTACTGGAATTTCAAAAGAAGTAAAGGATATGATTCATATTGGAGAGTTTATTCTTTCAACTCCTGTTCTATTTTATAGTGGATGGATTTTTTATAAAGGTGCATATTTTGGTCTAAAAAATCGTATGTTAAATATGGATTTTTTAGTTGCATTTGGTGCTACATCAACCTACATTTATTCGTTATTTATTCTTTTTGGAGCAAAAGGAGAAAGTTATTTTGATTCTGTTTCAATGATAATTACCTTTGTTTTAGTTGGAAAATATTTAGAAGTAATAGGTAAAAAATCAGCTATCGATACTTTAGACAAAATCAAATCAAGTTTGCCTTTGGAAGCTGTTGTTGTAAAAGATAATGAAAAAAAAGTAATAGCTTTAAATAGTATAAATATTGGTGATATTGTTGAGATAAAACCTGGAGAAAAAGTTCCTGTTGATGGAAAAATAATTTCAGGAAATGGTTCATTTGATGAATCAACTCTAACAGGAGAATCTATTCCTATTTACAAAAAAGTAAAAGATTTTGTTTATAGTGGAACTATAAATTTAGATTCATTAATACAATTTGAAGTAACAAAAAGTTTTAAAAATTCAACTTTTTCATCAATTGTTGCTTTACTTGAAGATTCTTTAAATTCAAAACCAACTATTCAAACAAAAGCAGCAGAAATTTCAAAAGGCTTTAGTGTAACTATTTTAAGTCTTGCTTTAATGACTTTTTTAGTTTGGTATTTCTTTGGAATAGATTTAGGTTTTGATTATGAAGGAACAACACAATTTGAAAAATCATTTATTGTTGCTGTTTCTGTTGTAGTAATTGCTTGTCCTTGTGCTTTAGCACTTGCAACTCCAATGGCAAGTTTGATAGGAATTTCAGAACTTGCAAAAAAAGGTTTACTTTTTAAAGAAGCGAAATTTATTGAAACAATGGCAGTTGCTTCAACTGTTGTTTTTGATAAAACAGGAACTTTAACTAAAGGTGAATTAAATGTAACAAAAGCTCGAATTATGGATGATAATATTCATAAAATGCATCTACTTTACTCTTTGTTAGATGCTTCAACTCATCCAGTTAGTGTTTCAATTAAAAAATATTTAGAAACAAAATATAACTTAGATATTAAAAAACTTGAAAATGTAAAAAATATTGAAGCAAAAGGAATGAGTGCAACTTATAAAAATATTGAAGGTAAAGAGTTTGAGTTAATTGGTGGAAATGTTGACCTTTTAAGACAATTTGGGATTTTTTATAAATTTGATTCATCAAAAACAGTTTATCTGTTTGCAATAAATAAAAAAGTAATAGCAACTTTTGAACTTGAAGATAAAATAAAAGATGATGCACAAGAATTAATAACTTATTTACAAAATAAAAATATTGAAGTTGTAATGTTAACAGGGGATAATGAACAAGTAGCTTCAAAAATAGCAAATGAGTTAAATATAAAAAAATATTTCTCTTCTCAAACGCCAATTTCAAAAGCGAATTATATAAAAGAGTTAAAAAAAGAGAATAAAATTGTTGTTATGGTTGGTGATGGAGTAAATGATAGTGTTGCTTTAACAAGTGCAGATGTTGCAGTTGCTATGGGAAGTTCTGCTGATATTTCATTGGCAGTTTCTGATATAGTTTTATTAAATTCAACATTAAAATCTTTACAAGAAGCTTTTATAATCTCAAATAAAACATATAAATATATTAAACAAAATCTATCTTTATCAATAATTTATAACATGGTTACAATACCTTTAGCTATGGCTGGTTTTGTTATTCCATTAGTTGCTGCTCTTTCAATGAGTTTGAGTTCATTGATGGTTGTATTAAATTCACTTAGAATAAAGATGAAATAG
- the ccoS gene encoding cbb3-type cytochrome oxidase assembly protein CcoS codes for MINDTLFFMLIVGIIISAGLLLLFVWAAKTGQFDDANKMLNNPLYDSIEDLNDAIKKEKNLKEAKESKLESENKKEEGKEE; via the coding sequence ATGATAAATGATACGCTTTTTTTTATGTTAATAGTTGGAATTATAATCTCAGCGGGGTTATTACTTCTTTTTGTTTGGGCCGCAAAAACTGGTCAATTTGATGATGCAAATAAAATGTTAAATAATCCTTTATATGATAGTATTGAAGATTTAAATGATGCTATCAAAAAAGAAAAAAATTTAAAAGAAGCAAAAGAATCAAAACTTGAAAGTGAAAATAAGAAAGAGGAAGGAAAAGAAGAAT